Proteins found in one Sporosarcina jeotgali genomic segment:
- the murB gene encoding UDP-N-acetylmuramate dehydrogenase, with product MAKQQWLNELQTTITKGQLLLDESLSNYTKTELGGHADLLVIPETVEEMQSTVRYAYEYDIPLLLLGNGSNMVVRDGGVRGIVLHPVKLDMISVNGTHVHAEAGAHIIDVSRAAAAGGLTGFEFACGIPGSVGGAMAMNAGAYGGEINDIIVKSTLMNRKGEIFVLSKDELELGYRKSIIADEGYFVISSDFNLEYGDQEAIDAKMADLTFQRESKQPLEYPSAGSVFKRPPGYFAGKLIQDSGLQGKGIGGAEVSTKHAGFIINKNHATATDYIQTIEMVQAEVKKRFGVDLEREVKIVGESAE from the coding sequence ATGGCTAAGCAACAATGGCTCAATGAGTTACAAACAACAATTACTAAGGGGCAGCTTTTGCTGGATGAATCCCTTTCCAATTATACAAAAACAGAATTAGGCGGGCATGCTGATTTGCTGGTGATCCCTGAAACAGTTGAAGAGATGCAATCGACTGTCCGTTATGCATATGAATACGATATCCCTTTATTATTGCTCGGGAATGGATCGAACATGGTCGTTCGTGATGGAGGAGTCCGCGGTATCGTGTTGCATCCTGTTAAATTGGATATGATTTCTGTGAATGGAACGCATGTCCATGCTGAAGCAGGTGCACATATTATCGACGTTTCGAGAGCTGCTGCAGCGGGCGGACTTACGGGATTTGAATTCGCCTGCGGTATTCCGGGTTCAGTCGGCGGGGCAATGGCGATGAACGCCGGGGCATATGGCGGAGAGATTAACGACATCATCGTGAAGTCCACTCTTATGAATCGCAAGGGAGAAATCTTTGTTTTGTCGAAAGACGAACTGGAACTCGGGTATCGGAAAAGTATTATTGCTGATGAAGGATATTTCGTTATTTCTTCAGACTTCAACTTGGAATACGGAGACCAAGAGGCCATCGATGCCAAAATGGCCGACTTGACGTTTCAACGTGAATCCAAGCAGCCTTTAGAGTATCCCTCGGCAGGAAGTGTATTTAAACGTCCTCCAGGCTATTTCGCAGGGAAACTGATTCAGGACAGCGGTCTTCAAGGAAAAGGAATCGGCGGCGCAGAAGTGTCAACGAAGCACGCGGGATTCATCATCAACAAAAATCACGCTACTGCCACGGATTACATCCAAACAATTGAGATGGTTCAAGCAGAAGTGAAAAAACGTTTCGGTGTAGATCTTGAACGTGAAGTGAAAATTGTCGGGGAATCAGCGGAGTAA
- a CDS encoding Na+/H+ antiporter subunit E, translating to MPGQLLLNLFIAFLWMLLIDEDELRFSTFYAGFLVGIGILFFMHRFFGTRFYLRRVYAVVKLLFIFVSELIQSSAVVLRQILSPRLKIEPGIFKYETILRSDVEITMLSMLLTLTPGSVVMEVTPESDALYIHAMDVQESRDGLIKQLKNFEKAIMEVTR from the coding sequence ATGCCAGGTCAGCTGTTATTGAACTTGTTCATCGCATTTTTATGGATGCTGCTTATCGATGAAGACGAATTGCGTTTTTCCACGTTCTACGCAGGTTTTCTCGTAGGAATCGGAATCCTGTTCTTCATGCACCGTTTTTTCGGTACACGCTTCTATCTGCGCCGTGTCTATGCTGTGGTGAAATTACTGTTTATCTTCGTTTCGGAATTGATCCAATCAAGTGCGGTCGTATTGCGTCAAATCTTAAGTCCGCGATTGAAGATTGAACCGGGGATTTTCAAGTACGAAACGATATTGCGCAGTGATGTGGAGATCACGATGCTGTCGATGCTGCTGACATTGACGCCAGGTTCGGTCGTCATGGAAGTGACGCCGGAAAGCGATGCGTTATACATACACGCGATGGATGTCCAAGAATCCCGTGATGGGTTGATCAAACAATTGAAGAACTTCGAAAAAGCGATTATGGAGGTGACCCGATAA
- a CDS encoding Na(+)/H(+) antiporter subunit C yields METLITLLVGVLVMVAVYLLLSRNFVRIILGTAILSHAIHLLILAMGGLKKGDAPLLTEEGSTYSDALPQALILTAIVISFAVTAFLLVLAYRIYRETGADNLDDVRREFDD; encoded by the coding sequence ATGGAGACCTTAATTACATTACTGGTAGGCGTTCTCGTTATGGTGGCAGTCTATTTACTGCTCTCCCGCAATTTTGTGCGAATCATCTTAGGGACCGCAATTCTTTCTCATGCCATTCACTTGCTGATACTCGCGATGGGCGGTTTGAAAAAGGGAGATGCTCCATTGCTGACAGAAGAAGGTTCGACGTATTCGGATGCACTTCCGCAGGCGCTCATCCTTACTGCAATCGTCATCAGTTTTGCTGTTACGGCGTTTCTCCTCGTGCTGGCTTACCGGATTTACCGCGAAACGGGTGCTGATAATTTGGATGATGTAAGGAGAGAGTTCGATGACTAA
- a CDS encoding universal stress protein yields the protein MGKVKGRMDESILVCVYYGPNGERLIRRGHQMASAMDCPLYILTVDPRPLDDMDADKSDYIDRWRELAEELEADEFIVRDDENRPTAKVIKQVAHDRNVTQIIIGQTAQSRWEEITKGSFMNVLLREITFVDFHVVSVARSIKHDVEGLFEKGLRAYLTDDGEGFRITFNYTKDARFEGIFFKETGTDFNNGIFKFMHDGKMCQVRITDDRVEDPSLVSCKIDV from the coding sequence ATGGGTAAAGTGAAAGGACGCATGGACGAAAGCATCCTCGTCTGTGTATATTACGGACCTAACGGAGAGCGGCTCATTCGCAGAGGCCACCAGATGGCAAGCGCAATGGATTGCCCTCTATATATATTAACTGTGGATCCGCGGCCGCTTGATGATATGGATGCAGATAAATCGGATTACATCGATCGGTGGCGTGAACTTGCGGAGGAGTTGGAAGCGGATGAATTCATCGTACGCGATGACGAAAACAGACCCACCGCAAAAGTGATTAAACAAGTGGCGCACGATCGGAATGTCACTCAGATCATTATCGGACAAACCGCACAAAGCCGTTGGGAAGAAATTACGAAAGGTTCTTTCATGAATGTGTTGCTGCGTGAAATTACATTTGTCGATTTTCATGTAGTTTCCGTAGCACGTTCCATCAAGCATGATGTAGAAGGACTGTTCGAAAAAGGACTGCGCGCCTATTTGACGGATGACGGAGAAGGTTTCCGGATTACGTTCAACTACACTAAGGATGCCCGATTCGAGGGGATTTTCTTCAAAGAGACGGGGACCGATTTTAATAACGGCATCTTTAAATTCATGCATGACGGCAAAATGTGTCAAGTGAGAATCACAGATGACCGTGTTGAAGATCCGTCATTAGTCAGCTGCAAAATCGACGTTTAA
- a CDS encoding Na(+)/H(+) antiporter subunit F1, which yields MIQTMLAISVVLFAVTIAIAVLRLIIGPSMPDRVIAMDVIGVNLLATIGVVSIVYGTKAYLEVILILGILSFISTIAFSKYIERGVIVERKRDR from the coding sequence ATGATACAAACAATGCTTGCGATATCTGTTGTGCTGTTTGCAGTGACGATTGCAATTGCAGTTCTCCGCCTCATTATCGGTCCTTCGATGCCGGATCGTGTAATCGCGATGGACGTCATTGGCGTGAATCTGCTTGCGACAATCGGAGTCGTGTCAATTGTTTACGGAACGAAAGCGTATTTGGAAGTCATTCTGATTCTAGGGATTTTGTCGTTCATCAGTACGATTGCCTTTTCCAAATACATCGAGAGGGGGGTTATCGTTGAACGAAAACGAGATCGGTGA
- a CDS encoding Na+/H+ antiporter subunit G translates to MNENEIGEFIGALLILFGSIFSVISVFGLIRLPDVYTRSHAATKSSTLSVLLTLIGVFLYFLFHDHFVSVRVLLGIVFVFLTAPVAGHLIIRAAYRSKVELAEISVEDELYEVIHGDRLKGDDQEDNGIDDAK, encoded by the coding sequence TTGAACGAAAACGAGATCGGTGAATTCATTGGGGCCCTGCTCATCCTCTTCGGTAGTATTTTCAGTGTGATCAGTGTATTCGGGCTGATTCGCTTGCCAGATGTCTACACGCGTTCACACGCCGCAACGAAAAGCTCAACGCTATCAGTGCTGCTGACGTTAATCGGCGTGTTCCTGTATTTCTTGTTCCACGACCATTTCGTCAGTGTCCGTGTATTGCTGGGAATCGTCTTCGTTTTCCTAACAGCCCCTGTCGCAGGCCATCTGATTATCCGCGCCGCGTATCGCTCAAAAGTAGAACTCGCGGAGATTTCAGTGGAAGATGAATTGTATGAAGTCATTCATGGCGATCGCCTTAAGGGGGATGATCAGGAAGATAACGGGATAGACGACGCTAAGTGA
- a CDS encoding Na(+)/H(+) antiporter subunit B — protein MKINDVILRTVTKIVVFIILTFGVELFISGHNDPGGGFSGGLVLASALLLLYMTYDIETVHKGIPFDFKKIAGLGVFLAVGSSLVPMLFSNQFLTQEKGEFALPVFGMTELSMVLVFEAGVALTVVGVVVTILLTISEDVN, from the coding sequence ATGAAAATCAATGACGTCATCTTGCGCACGGTTACGAAAATCGTCGTATTCATCATACTGACGTTCGGTGTCGAGCTCTTCATCTCCGGTCATAACGATCCAGGCGGCGGATTCTCCGGGGGGCTCGTCCTCGCATCAGCATTGCTGCTGCTGTATATGACGTATGATATCGAAACGGTCCATAAAGGAATCCCATTCGATTTCAAAAAGATTGCCGGGCTCGGTGTATTTCTAGCTGTAGGGAGCAGTTTAGTTCCTATGTTATTCAGTAACCAATTCCTGACACAAGAAAAAGGGGAGTTTGCGTTACCTGTTTTCGGAATGACCGAACTTTCGATGGTACTGGTGTTTGAAGCAGGTGTCGCACTAACTGTAGTAGGCGTCGTCGTGACGATTCTGCTGACGATCAGTGAGGATGTGAATTAA
- a CDS encoding Rrf2 family transcriptional regulator gives MRLTLYTDYSLRVLIFLAAKPEHELSTIAEISEAFTISKNHLTKVVHELGKADFIETVRGRGGGIRLKVSPKHINVGNVVRKTEDDFQLVECFNRESNMCVLAPACRLKGVLQEALQAYLAVLDRYTIEDFVQNKDEIGLLLFPRPQS, from the coding sequence ATGCGTTTAACGCTCTATACAGACTACTCGTTGCGTGTTTTGATATTTTTGGCTGCTAAGCCTGAACACGAATTATCGACGATAGCAGAAATATCTGAGGCATTCACGATTTCTAAAAATCATTTAACAAAAGTCGTGCATGAACTCGGCAAGGCAGACTTTATTGAAACGGTCCGGGGCAGGGGCGGCGGGATCCGTTTGAAGGTTTCGCCAAAGCATATTAATGTAGGAAACGTTGTCCGTAAAACGGAAGACGACTTTCAATTGGTGGAATGCTTTAATCGAGAATCCAATATGTGTGTGCTCGCACCCGCGTGTCGCTTAAAAGGGGTGTTGCAAGAAGCTTTGCAAGCGTATCTTGCGGTATTGGACCGGTATACGATTGAAGACTTTGTACAAAATAAAGATGAAATCGGGCTGCTTCTGTTTCCGCGGCCCCAGTCGTGA
- a CDS encoding FAD-dependent oxidoreductase: MLNSLWLETAYPRDTYPPPASDTICDVCIIGGGLCGLTAAYLLAKAGKKVLLLEKDRVLEGASGNTTGKLTTQHDLVYADILKKFGTESAKVYYRTNDDAIRFAQSIAEGDELRTTNSVLFARTPAGVNALREEADAYQALGIPFDRRLNCELPLSLKETLTFTNQAQLHPVRFGQHISKLAVSEGAQLCEKSDVHSMDLKAKSLQLSSGIVIHFDELLLCTHYPIEALRGMNILKLEVKRSYLLSAPADMPLQNQYLSVDEPKRSIRTVFIDGRPHFLLGGEDHRAGVTSNTDLHYNRLAEELQSVYHLGEPIHSWSAQDPSTPDVIPYAGPISRAMPYVHICTGFRKWGMTNSLAAAQIVTDQITGQPNPAASLYAPDRTGFGTCLFQALKTTGFVLKEFAGGHVTRTGAPICTHMGCRTRWNKGDETWDCACHGSRFRKDGSVLEGPASRPLDLQ; the protein is encoded by the coding sequence TTGTTGAACTCACTCTGGCTAGAAACAGCCTATCCGCGTGACACCTATCCCCCGCCTGCTTCTGATACAATCTGCGATGTTTGTATTATTGGAGGTGGATTATGCGGTCTCACTGCAGCGTACTTACTAGCTAAAGCTGGTAAAAAAGTGTTATTGCTTGAAAAGGATCGTGTGCTTGAAGGTGCGTCAGGTAATACGACCGGAAAACTAACGACGCAGCATGATTTAGTCTATGCAGACATACTTAAGAAATTCGGCACAGAATCTGCAAAAGTCTATTATAGGACGAATGATGACGCGATTCGGTTCGCGCAGTCCATTGCCGAAGGAGACGAATTGCGCACAACGAATTCCGTGTTATTCGCACGCACCCCTGCAGGAGTGAACGCTTTAAGGGAGGAAGCCGATGCTTATCAAGCACTTGGAATTCCTTTCGATCGACGGTTGAATTGCGAATTACCTCTTTCTTTAAAAGAAACGCTTACGTTCACGAATCAGGCACAGCTTCATCCCGTTCGATTTGGTCAGCACATTTCAAAACTGGCTGTTTCTGAAGGCGCGCAATTATGTGAAAAATCCGATGTGCATTCGATGGATTTGAAAGCAAAGTCCCTCCAGCTTTCATCCGGCATCGTCATTCACTTCGACGAACTTCTATTATGTACACATTATCCAATTGAAGCGCTGCGGGGCATGAATATTCTGAAGCTGGAAGTGAAACGGTCTTATCTCTTATCTGCGCCTGCGGATATGCCGCTGCAGAATCAATACTTATCTGTGGATGAACCGAAACGCTCAATACGGACGGTATTCATCGACGGGCGACCGCATTTTTTACTCGGTGGGGAGGATCATAGAGCCGGTGTTACAAGCAATACCGACCTTCATTACAATCGCTTGGCCGAAGAGCTGCAATCCGTCTATCATCTCGGGGAACCGATCCATAGCTGGTCGGCGCAAGATCCGTCGACTCCGGATGTAATTCCTTATGCAGGCCCGATTTCAAGAGCGATGCCTTATGTCCATATTTGTACAGGTTTCCGCAAATGGGGCATGACGAATTCGCTCGCAGCCGCACAAATTGTTACGGACCAGATTACAGGCCAGCCGAACCCTGCCGCATCTCTATACGCACCTGACCGTACAGGCTTTGGTACATGCTTGTTCCAGGCTTTGAAAACAACGGGATTTGTGCTGAAGGAATTCGCAGGAGGTCATGTGACTCGGACAGGTGCACCTATTTGTACTCATATGGGATGTCGAACCCGCTGGAACAAAGGGGATGAAACGTGGGATTGTGCATGTCATGGTTCCCGTTTCAGGAAGGACGGTTCTGTGTTAGAGGGACCCGCTTCACGTCCTCTCGATTTACAGTAG
- a CDS encoding manganese-dependent inorganic pyrophosphatase, which translates to MNKVLVFGHKNPDTDSIASAITYAYLKQQIGVDAEAVRLGSVSEETAFALETFGFEAPRQIDRAASEASKVILVDHNEKQQSVDDIEDVQVLEVIDHHRIANFQTSDPLYYRAEPVGCTATILNKLFKEHSVAIPKNIAGLMLSAIISDSLLFKSPTFTEEDRKAADELTEIAGVDPNVYGLDMLKAGADLSSKTLEELISLDAKTFEVNDVTMEIAQVNAVDLSDVLNRKEELTELLTNVVSVKKLDLFLFVITDIINNDSIAIAIGEKAFSAMTAFNVVPANDMAILNGIVSRKKQIVPVLTEAFK; encoded by the coding sequence ATGAACAAAGTACTTGTATTTGGCCACAAAAATCCTGACACGGATTCAATCGCTTCTGCGATTACATACGCATATTTGAAACAACAAATCGGAGTGGATGCAGAAGCAGTTAGACTTGGCAGTGTTTCTGAAGAGACTGCGTTTGCATTGGAAACATTCGGTTTTGAAGCACCTAGACAAATCGACCGCGCAGCATCTGAAGCGTCAAAAGTAATTTTAGTCGATCATAACGAAAAGCAACAAAGTGTGGATGATATTGAAGACGTGCAAGTGTTAGAAGTCATCGACCACCACCGAATTGCTAATTTCCAAACGAGCGACCCCCTTTACTATCGTGCAGAGCCGGTTGGCTGTACAGCAACGATTTTGAACAAGTTGTTTAAAGAACATAGCGTAGCGATACCGAAAAATATTGCCGGACTTATGCTATCGGCAATCATTTCCGATTCGCTGCTGTTCAAATCTCCTACATTTACTGAAGAAGATCGAAAAGCAGCCGACGAACTTACAGAAATCGCGGGCGTAGACCCAAATGTTTACGGCTTGGACATGCTTAAAGCGGGTGCAGACCTTAGCAGCAAAACATTGGAAGAGCTCATTTCACTCGATGCGAAAACGTTCGAGGTCAATGATGTGACGATGGAAATTGCGCAAGTTAACGCGGTGGATCTGAGCGACGTCCTGAATCGCAAGGAAGAGTTGACAGAGCTGTTGACGAATGTAGTATCTGTGAAGAAACTTGATTTATTCTTGTTTGTGATCACGGATATTATTAACAATGATTCGATTGCCATTGCAATTGGTGAAAAAGCATTCTCGGCAATGACGGCATTCAACGTTGTACCAGCGAATGACATGGCCATATTAAACGGAATTGTATCGCGTAAAAAGCAAATCGTTCCGGTATTGACAGAAGCATTTAAGTAA
- a CDS encoding Na+/H+ antiporter subunit A — protein MIIPILILVPFLASLFVPLLYTYVRSKRIGWMVLPVPLMLFVILSLQIPNLASGENLFHTIRWLNSAGIHFTTHLDGLSMILGLLITGMGTLVVMYSIYYLSEREALGRFYMYLLLFMGSMLGVVFSDNILVLYVFWELTSVSSFLLIAFWHQRKNSRAGAKKAMLITVTGGIGMLVGFLMMHHMTGTYSIQEMIGMAETLPAYDLFIPAMLLILLGAFTKSAQFPFHIWLPDAMEAPTPVSAYLHSATMVKAGIYLVARFIPVFGESELWFYSVTFIGLLTLLWGSFNAVRQNDLKALLAYSTISQLGLIMSLLGIGSAAMLEISGADKTIYTAAAFAGLFHLINHSTFKGALFMIIGIVDHELGTRDIRKLGGLAVFMPITFSIALAGSFSMAGLPPFNGFLSKELFLEASLAVQHLALPGVHVWIPIVAWIASVLTFVYCMIIVFQTFFGRQQQQPAWVDRGAHDPQPGMLVAPSILGVLIVGLFFFPNVLGKWILKPAMAAVYPSFGDSDSLVPHIAAWHGLSPALWMTIGIILVGTILYIFLHQWRRIYTISPFSWKIDNIYTLLLIQLEGNSYHLTNKYMTGHLHRYFTYILLFFIAMMGTALSFVWRLAFNFSGDATVTMNEYILIAVMMAAAISILFVNSRLIAILLNGVLGFTVAFLFVVLRAPDLALTQIVVETVTTVLFLLTFRFMPDWEKERPRRPVKALNAFIAVASGLIVIVTALIVQGNRLFEPISKYFEDAKTLTGGGNIVNAILGDFRAFDTMLEIVVLLIGGLGVYVLIKLKDKKDGDGNENQ, from the coding sequence ATGATCATTCCAATACTTATTCTGGTGCCTTTTTTGGCATCGCTTTTTGTTCCGTTGCTTTATACATATGTACGCAGTAAGAGAATCGGCTGGATGGTATTACCGGTTCCATTGATGTTGTTTGTAATTCTCAGCCTTCAGATTCCAAACCTCGCTTCAGGCGAGAATCTGTTCCACACAATCCGGTGGTTGAATTCCGCCGGTATCCACTTCACTACCCACTTAGACGGCCTCAGCATGATTTTGGGTTTGCTCATTACAGGCATGGGGACGCTCGTTGTTATGTATTCCATCTATTATCTATCTGAACGAGAAGCGCTTGGCCGTTTTTATATGTATCTATTGCTGTTCATGGGTTCCATGCTCGGTGTCGTCTTCTCAGACAACATCCTGGTCCTTTATGTGTTTTGGGAATTGACAAGTGTTTCTTCCTTCTTGCTTATTGCTTTTTGGCATCAGCGGAAAAACTCCCGTGCTGGCGCAAAGAAGGCGATGCTGATTACAGTGACCGGCGGAATCGGTATGCTTGTCGGTTTTCTTATGATGCACCATATGACAGGGACGTACAGCATTCAAGAGATGATCGGTATGGCGGAAACGCTGCCAGCGTACGATCTTTTCATCCCGGCGATGCTGCTTATTTTACTAGGTGCCTTCACAAAGTCTGCTCAGTTCCCGTTCCATATTTGGCTGCCGGATGCGATGGAAGCACCCACGCCGGTCAGTGCTTATTTACACTCCGCTACGATGGTTAAGGCGGGGATTTACCTTGTCGCACGCTTCATTCCTGTATTTGGAGAAAGTGAACTTTGGTTCTATTCGGTGACGTTCATCGGTTTATTGACCTTATTATGGGGATCATTCAACGCGGTCCGTCAAAATGACTTGAAGGCGCTGCTTGCCTATTCAACCATCAGCCAGCTTGGTCTCATTATGAGTTTACTAGGGATCGGTTCAGCTGCGATGTTAGAAATTTCAGGGGCGGATAAAACCATTTACACCGCTGCCGCATTTGCAGGCCTTTTCCATTTGATCAATCATTCAACATTCAAAGGCGCGTTATTCATGATTATCGGGATTGTTGACCATGAACTGGGGACGCGGGATATTCGAAAACTTGGCGGACTGGCTGTATTCATGCCGATTACATTCAGTATTGCGCTTGCAGGCAGTTTTTCTATGGCAGGACTGCCTCCGTTTAACGGGTTTTTAAGTAAAGAACTCTTTTTAGAAGCAAGTCTCGCTGTCCAGCACTTAGCGCTGCCGGGTGTCCACGTGTGGATTCCGATTGTCGCTTGGATAGCAAGTGTCTTAACATTCGTCTATTGCATGATCATCGTTTTCCAAACGTTTTTCGGACGCCAGCAGCAGCAGCCTGCCTGGGTCGATCGCGGCGCGCATGACCCTCAACCCGGGATGCTCGTTGCGCCATCTATTTTAGGTGTGTTGATTGTCGGATTGTTCTTCTTCCCGAACGTTTTAGGCAAATGGATTTTAAAACCAGCGATGGCTGCGGTTTATCCATCGTTTGGGGATTCTGATTCACTTGTTCCGCATATCGCCGCCTGGCACGGTCTGAGTCCTGCTCTATGGATGACGATCGGAATTATCCTAGTGGGTACGATCCTGTACATTTTCCTTCATCAGTGGAGAAGAATCTATACGATATCTCCATTTAGCTGGAAGATTGATAACATTTACACGTTATTGCTGATTCAGCTGGAAGGGAACTCCTATCATCTGACCAATAAGTACATGACGGGGCATTTGCATCGTTATTTCACGTACATTCTGCTGTTTTTCATTGCCATGATGGGGACTGCATTGAGTTTTGTCTGGCGTCTCGCATTCAACTTTTCGGGGGATGCAACGGTGACTATGAACGAGTATATCCTCATCGCCGTCATGATGGCTGCGGCGATCTCCATACTATTCGTAAATTCCCGGTTGATTGCGATTCTGCTGAATGGGGTCCTCGGATTTACAGTTGCATTCCTGTTCGTTGTTTTGCGCGCCCCTGACTTGGCATTGACGCAGATCGTCGTAGAGACGGTAACTACTGTTCTATTCTTGCTCACATTCCGCTTCATGCCGGATTGGGAGAAAGAGAGACCACGCCGTCCAGTAAAAGCGCTGAATGCGTTCATCGCAGTTGCATCAGGACTAATCGTTATCGTGACAGCGCTGATTGTACAGGGAAACCGGCTGTTCGAACCGATTTCCAAATACTTTGAGGATGCAAAAACACTGACCGGCGGAGGCAATATCGTCAACGCGATTCTAGGGGACTTCCGTGCGTTCGATACGATGCTCGAAATTGTCGTTCTTCTGATCGGCGGACTCGGTGTGTATGTACTCATCAAGTTGAAAGATAAAAAGGACGGTGACGGCAATGAAAATCAATGA
- a CDS encoding Na+/H+ antiporter subunit D, whose translation MTNVLVLPVLIPLLTAIVLTFFRNSFIMQRSLSFLATAGSAGIGVYLLLKIQSEGILRLDFGGWKPPYGILFVGDSFALLLVTAAATVTSIILLYAFSTIGEAFERMYVYPFMLFLLAGVNGSFLTGDIFNLFVCFEVMLLASYALLILGGRKVQLVEAFTYITINVLASWFFLLAIAYLYGATGTLNMAQLAVRVTESGQGPVLTLISLIFLLVFSLKAGLLLYFWLPGSYSAPPAAIAALFGALLTKVGIYALIRMFTLVFHHSPEITQSIIGIMAALTLIGGSIGALSSRDIRQIIAYNVVIAVGFILVGLAAGNEVALQGSIYYVLHDMAVKAMLFLAGGLMISLTGKAKIGEISGLLRNYPALGWLFFVAMLSLTGIPPFSGFIGKVLLGEGLIEAETFVLLTLAFVSSLFVLYSLLRIFLNCFMGEAIIGSEEQAVLKKRTLLPIVLLGILTLAIGIGADVLAPFVNDAAATLIDPQSYINAVLDKEALLKN comes from the coding sequence ATGACTAATGTTCTTGTATTGCCTGTTCTTATTCCTCTTCTTACTGCGATTGTGCTGACATTCTTCCGCAATTCGTTCATCATGCAGCGTTCACTCAGCTTCTTGGCGACAGCAGGTTCTGCGGGAATCGGTGTGTACTTGTTGCTGAAAATTCAATCTGAAGGAATTTTGCGATTGGACTTCGGGGGATGGAAGCCGCCATATGGCATTCTATTTGTAGGAGATTCGTTCGCACTGCTGCTGGTGACAGCTGCTGCAACCGTGACGAGTATTATTCTGCTGTACGCATTTTCAACAATTGGGGAAGCATTCGAAAGGATGTATGTCTATCCTTTCATGCTTTTCTTGCTGGCAGGCGTCAACGGCTCATTCTTAACGGGAGATATCTTCAACTTGTTCGTCTGCTTTGAAGTGATGCTGCTCGCGTCTTACGCTCTTCTGATATTGGGAGGGCGCAAAGTTCAGCTGGTCGAAGCATTCACTTATATTACGATTAATGTGCTGGCTTCATGGTTTTTCCTGCTCGCGATTGCGTATCTCTATGGCGCAACAGGAACCCTTAATATGGCGCAGCTCGCAGTGCGTGTTACTGAAAGTGGCCAGGGGCCAGTGCTGACGCTGATCAGTCTGATTTTCTTACTTGTTTTCAGTTTGAAGGCGGGATTGCTGCTTTACTTCTGGCTGCCAGGTTCATACAGTGCACCTCCAGCCGCCATTGCTGCATTGTTTGGCGCGCTGCTCACAAAAGTTGGGATATATGCGCTGATCCGCATGTTTACGCTCGTGTTCCATCATTCTCCTGAGATTACCCAGTCGATTATCGGAATCATGGCGGCGTTAACACTGATTGGCGGAAGCATCGGAGCACTTTCATCAAGAGATATCCGGCAAATCATTGCCTATAATGTTGTCATTGCAGTTGGTTTCATCCTAGTGGGACTGGCAGCTGGCAATGAAGTCGCGCTACAAGGCTCGATTTACTATGTGCTGCATGACATGGCGGTCAAAGCGATGCTATTTCTCGCTGGCGGTTTGATGATCTCATTGACAGGAAAAGCGAAAATCGGAGAGATCAGCGGTTTGCTGCGGAACTATCCCGCACTCGGCTGGCTGTTCTTCGTCGCCATGCTGTCACTGACTGGGATTCCTCCGTTCAGCGGCTTCATCGGGAAAGTATTGCTCGGAGAAGGACTGATTGAAGCGGAAACGTTTGTATTGCTGACCCTCGCGTTCGTGTCGAGTCTGTTTGTGCTGTATTCGCTATTGCGTATTTTCCTTAATTGTTTCATGGGGGAAGCGATTATCGGAAGCGAGGAACAAGCTGTATTGAAGAAACGGACGCTGCTGCCGATTGTGCTGCTTGGCATTTTGACGCTCGCGATTGGAATCGGTGCGGATGTGCTTGCACCGTTTGTGAATGATGCTGCTGCAACTTTGATTGATCCGCAATCGTATATCAATGCCGTGTTGGATAAAGAAGCGCTGCTCAAAAACTAG